The Acinetobacter defluvii genome includes a region encoding these proteins:
- a CDS encoding NAD(P)H-quinone oxidoreductase, whose product MSQATMQQIIITEPGGVDKLAYATVTVPTAQADQVLVKVHAFGINRPDILQRQGLYPMPKGVTPVPGLEVAGEVVAVGSDVTQFHVGDKVCGLTNGGGYAEYCVVPESQTIAIPQGVSFVQAAAIPETFFTVWANVFQMGNAKAGETVLVHGGASGIGTTALMLCKSLGLKSFATVGSDEKVQAIADLTDAINYKTQDFEQVINEKTENGGVDVILDMVGAPYLEKNLNLLRRDGRLVYIAFLGGAKAKEVKLGQIMMKRLTITGSTMRARNTAEKAAIAQGLMENVAPLWAKGECLPMIYRTFKFDQIQEAHAIMDTGEHIGKVVVEVL is encoded by the coding sequence ATGTCACAAGCAACAATGCAACAGATTATTATTACTGAACCTGGTGGTGTAGATAAACTGGCGTATGCAACAGTTACAGTGCCAACAGCACAAGCAGACCAAGTCTTAGTGAAAGTGCATGCTTTTGGAATTAATCGTCCAGACATTTTACAGCGTCAAGGTTTATATCCGATGCCGAAAGGGGTAACACCTGTACCCGGTTTGGAGGTGGCAGGTGAGGTTGTTGCAGTGGGCAGTGACGTCACTCAGTTTCACGTGGGGGATAAAGTCTGTGGTCTAACCAATGGTGGTGGTTATGCTGAATATTGCGTTGTGCCTGAAAGTCAGACGATTGCGATTCCACAAGGTGTGAGCTTTGTACAAGCAGCAGCCATTCCAGAAACCTTTTTTACCGTATGGGCAAACGTGTTCCAAATGGGCAATGCCAAAGCAGGTGAAACAGTATTGGTACATGGTGGGGCAAGTGGGATTGGTACGACTGCACTGATGTTGTGTAAGTCTTTGGGATTAAAAAGTTTTGCAACAGTAGGTTCAGATGAAAAAGTGCAAGCGATTGCCGATTTGACCGATGCGATTAATTACAAAACCCAAGATTTTGAGCAAGTGATTAATGAAAAAACAGAAAATGGTGGTGTTGATGTGATTTTAGATATGGTCGGTGCGCCATATTTAGAGAAAAACCTGAATCTATTACGCCGTGATGGTCGTTTGGTTTATATTGCATTTTTAGGCGGTGCCAAAGCCAAAGAAGTGAAGTTGGGTCAAATTATGATGAAGCGTTTGACCATTACAGGTTCTACCATGCGTGCGCGTAATACTGCTGAAAAGGCAGCAATTGCGCAAGGTTTGATGGAAAATGTTGCTCCGCTTTGGGCGAAAGGAGAATGTCTGCCGATGATTTATCGCACTTTTAAATTTGATCAAATTCAAGAAGCACATGCAATCATGGATACAGGTGAACATATCGGTAAGGTTGTAGTGGAAGTGCTTTAA
- a CDS encoding N-acetyltransferase: MHLIRAAHADDITQMLKIWLDASTQAHHFIPAYFWQAQLCNMRDIYLPMAENHVIEQNGLVTGFVSLLKEVHYLAALFVAPESQAQGLGSQLLQFLQKQSTELNLQVYTANTNAVQFYQKHAFQIVRESMDVHTEQPQFDMYWSVHSLSNQ; this comes from the coding sequence ATGCATTTGATTAGAGCTGCACATGCCGATGATATAACGCAAATGCTTAAAATTTGGCTAGACGCATCCACCCAAGCCCATCATTTTATTCCTGCATATTTTTGGCAAGCCCAGTTGTGCAATATGCGTGATATTTATCTCCCAATGGCTGAAAACCATGTCATTGAGCAAAATGGTCTAGTGACGGGCTTTGTCTCTCTGTTAAAAGAAGTACATTATTTGGCAGCACTGTTTGTCGCACCTGAATCGCAGGCACAAGGTTTAGGCTCTCAACTTTTACAATTTTTGCAAAAGCAATCTACCGAGTTGAATTTACAAGTTTATACTGCAAATACAAATGCGGTACAGTTTTATCAAAAACATGCTTTTCAAATCGTGAGGGAGTCTATGGATGTACATACTGAACAACCACAATTTGATATGTATTGGTCTGTTCACTCTCTATCCAATCAATAG
- a CDS encoding thioredoxin family protein, translating to MSLITEYSENNFQEFEWFEGVAVIRFYADWCAPCLQNFPIFEQFAAQFSESNPEIKFGKVNIDQSPILTLRYNVYGLPSTLIFRNGEIIKRIAGVKSLSEYSTILKVYL from the coding sequence ATGTCACTCATTACCGAATATTCAGAAAATAACTTTCAAGAGTTTGAATGGTTTGAAGGAGTCGCAGTGATCCGTTTTTATGCCGACTGGTGTGCACCTTGTCTACAAAATTTTCCTATTTTTGAACAGTTCGCGGCTCAATTTTCTGAGTCCAATCCTGAGATTAAGTTTGGTAAAGTGAATATCGACCAATCGCCTATTTTGACATTACGTTATAACGTCTATGGTTTACCCTCTACTTTGATTTTTAGAAATGGGGAAATTATAAAACGAATAGCAGGAGTAAAGTCCTTGTCTGAATATTCAACTATTCTAAAGGTTTACCTATAA
- the rnk gene encoding nucleoside diphosphate kinase regulator — translation MAQPKIIITEQDLHRLETMLEHQSKLTPTMEHLEDELARADVVAPQDIPANIVTMNAKVLITIAPATEATEITLVYPHDFKGDKGQVNILAPIGAAIIGLAEGQEIEWPQPDGHTMKVKIEKVLYQPEREGNFL, via the coding sequence ATGGCTCAACCAAAAATTATTATTACTGAACAAGATTTACATCGTTTAGAAACGATGCTTGAACATCAATCTAAATTAACCCCTACAATGGAGCATTTAGAAGATGAGTTAGCACGTGCAGATGTGGTTGCGCCACAAGACATTCCTGCAAATATTGTAACGATGAATGCGAAGGTGTTGATTACGATTGCGCCTGCAACAGAAGCAACAGAAATTACCTTGGTGTATCCACATGACTTTAAGGGTGATAAAGGTCAAGTGAATATCCTTGCACCGATTGGCGCTGCAATCATTGGATTGGCTGAAGGGCAAGAAATCGAGTGGCCACAGCCTGATGGCCATACGATGAAAGTTAAAATTGAAAAAGTCCTTTATCAACCTGAGCGTGAAGGGAATTTCCTTTAA
- the glyA gene encoding serine hydroxymethyltransferase, whose amino-acid sequence MFANISIAEFDPELAQAISNEDARQEAHIELIASENYCSPAVMEAQGSKLTNKYAEGYPGKRYYGGCEYVDVIEQLAIDRAKELFGADYANVQPHAGSQANSAVYLALLNPGDTVLGMSLAHGGHLTHGAKVSFSGKTYNAIQYGLNPETGEIDYEEVERLAEEHKPRMIVAGFSAYSQIVDWQRFREIADKVGAYLFVDMAHVAGLVAAGVYPSPVQIADVTTTTTHKTLRGPRSGLILAKANEEIEKKLQSAVFPGNQGGPLVHAVAAKAICFKEAMAPEYKEYQKQVVVNAKAMAEVLIARGYDVVSGGTENHLFLLSLIKQDITGKDADAWLGAAHITVNKNSVPNDPRSPFVTSGIRIGTPAVTTRGFGEAEVRDLAGWIADILDAKGDEAVINAVKAKVEAVCAKFPVYAK is encoded by the coding sequence ATGTTTGCCAATATCTCTATTGCTGAATTTGATCCTGAATTAGCGCAAGCAATCTCGAATGAAGATGCTCGCCAAGAAGCGCATATTGAATTAATCGCTTCTGAAAACTATTGCTCACCAGCAGTAATGGAAGCACAAGGCTCAAAACTTACAAATAAATATGCAGAAGGCTACCCAGGCAAACGCTATTATGGTGGTTGTGAATATGTAGACGTGATCGAACAATTGGCAATTGATCGTGCTAAAGAATTATTCGGTGCTGACTATGCAAACGTTCAACCACATGCAGGTTCACAAGCAAACTCAGCAGTCTACTTAGCGCTTCTTAATCCTGGTGATACAGTATTAGGTATGAGTCTTGCTCACGGTGGTCACTTGACGCATGGTGCAAAAGTAAGTTTCTCTGGTAAAACATATAATGCTATTCAGTATGGTTTAAATCCTGAAACTGGTGAAATTGACTATGAAGAAGTTGAGCGTTTAGCAGAAGAGCATAAACCACGTATGATCGTGGCAGGTTTCTCTGCATACAGCCAAATCGTAGATTGGCAACGTTTCCGTGAAATTGCGGACAAAGTCGGTGCATATTTATTTGTTGATATGGCACACGTTGCAGGTTTAGTGGCTGCAGGTGTTTATCCAAGTCCAGTACAAATCGCTGACGTAACTACAACGACAACACATAAAACTTTACGTGGTCCACGTTCTGGTTTAATTCTTGCAAAAGCAAATGAAGAAATCGAGAAAAAACTTCAATCTGCTGTATTCCCAGGTAACCAAGGTGGTCCTTTAGTTCATGCAGTTGCTGCAAAAGCAATTTGCTTTAAAGAAGCAATGGCACCTGAATATAAAGAATACCAAAAGCAAGTGGTTGTGAATGCGAAAGCAATGGCTGAAGTACTCATCGCGCGTGGTTATGATGTGGTGTCTGGTGGTACTGAAAACCATTTATTCTTATTGTCTTTGATTAAACAAGACATTACGGGTAAAGATGCCGATGCCTGGTTAGGTGCTGCTCATATTACAGTAAACAAAAACTCTGTACCAAATGACCCACGTTCTCCATTTGTGACTTCTGGTATTCGTATTGGTACACCTGCTGTAACTACACGTGGTTTTGGTGAAGCAGAAGTTCGTGACCTTGCTGGTTGGATCGCTGACATTTTAGATGCAAAAGGTGACGAAGCAGTTATCAATGCAGTGAAAGCGAAAGTTGAAGCGGTATGTGCCAAATTCCCTGTTTATGCAAAATAA
- the dld gene encoding D-lactate dehydrogenase: MHTQSSQTIQNLINIVGQQHVLTSDNDTRLYRQGRRYGSGQVLAVVVPGTLLEQWQVLQATVNADCIVIMQAANTGLTGGSTPFGDDYDRPVVLISTRRLVGIQVINEGKQVICLPGATLDKLEKDLAPFNREPHSVIGSSCIGASVLGGVCNNSGGALVRRGPAYTELALYARVNDSGELELVNHLGVNLGETPEQILTALENKNYQSNDIINDSSCCASDQRYSYDVKQVDENTPARFNADPSRLFEASGSAGKVCVFAVRLDTFEKIPSQVFYVGTNSQDDLTEIRRFLLKDLPHLPIAGEYIHRVAYDIGAEYGKDSFMFIEKFGTAKVPAAFAMKDKVDGYLEKVGLRGLSDKVLQIVTKILPNHLPKRMNEFRDLYEHHLMIRIENQDVDHVEQYLKTYFSDKSSGNYFHCTEEEGRKAFLHRFAVAGAAIRYRDTHRSEVEDIVALDIALRRNDREWAETLPKAMDEKIIHKLYYGHFLCHVFHQDYIVQKGVDPLAMEHEMWHLLDDRGAEYPAEHNVGHLYVAKPALKNHYQKLDPTNRFNVGIGQTSKLKYWK, from the coding sequence ATGCACACTCAATCATCACAAACTATCCAAAACCTCATCAACATCGTGGGTCAACAACATGTTCTGACGAGTGATAACGACACACGCCTATACCGCCAAGGTCGCCGCTATGGTTCGGGGCAAGTATTGGCTGTGGTGGTTCCGGGGACTTTGCTTGAGCAATGGCAAGTGTTACAGGCAACGGTGAATGCAGATTGTATTGTGATCATGCAGGCTGCAAATACAGGTTTGACTGGTGGCTCAACACCATTTGGGGATGACTATGACCGTCCTGTGGTTTTGATCAGTACCCGAAGATTGGTGGGTATTCAGGTCATTAATGAGGGTAAACAAGTGATTTGCTTACCCGGCGCAACACTGGATAAACTTGAAAAAGATTTAGCACCGTTTAATCGTGAGCCACATTCAGTGATTGGTTCATCGTGTATAGGTGCATCAGTACTTGGCGGTGTATGTAATAACTCTGGTGGTGCATTGGTGCGCCGTGGTCCTGCTTATACAGAATTAGCCTTATATGCACGAGTCAATGATTCAGGTGAATTAGAGTTAGTGAATCATTTGGGTGTGAATCTGGGTGAAACACCTGAACAGATTTTAACTGCGTTAGAAAACAAAAATTATCAAAGCAATGACATTATTAACGATTCAAGTTGCTGTGCTTCCGATCAGCGTTATTCATATGATGTAAAACAGGTCGATGAAAATACCCCTGCACGTTTCAATGCAGACCCATCACGTTTATTTGAAGCATCAGGTTCGGCAGGTAAAGTCTGTGTATTTGCGGTGCGTCTGGACACCTTTGAAAAGATTCCAAGTCAGGTATTTTATGTGGGTACAAACTCACAGGATGATTTAACCGAAATTCGCCGTTTTTTACTGAAAGATTTGCCACATTTGCCGATCGCAGGCGAGTATATTCATCGTGTCGCCTATGATATTGGTGCGGAATATGGCAAAGACAGTTTCATGTTTATTGAGAAATTCGGTACGGCAAAAGTGCCTGCCGCATTCGCTATGAAAGACAAAGTCGATGGTTATTTGGAAAAAGTCGGTTTACGTGGGTTATCTGATAAAGTTTTGCAGATAGTCACTAAAATTTTGCCAAATCATTTGCCAAAACGGATGAATGAATTTCGTGATCTCTATGAACATCATTTGATGATTAGAATTGAAAATCAAGATGTTGATCATGTTGAGCAATATTTAAAAACGTATTTTTCAGATAAATCTTCAGGCAATTATTTTCATTGTACAGAAGAAGAGGGGCGTAAGGCATTTTTACATCGTTTTGCGGTGGCAGGTGCTGCGATTCGCTATCGTGATACACATCGTTCGGAAGTGGAAGATATAGTCGCGCTTGATATTGCGTTACGCCGTAATGATCGTGAATGGGCGGAAACCTTACCTAAAGCAATGGATGAAAAAATCATTCATAAATTGTATTACGGACATTTTCTGTGTCATGTGTTTCATCAGGACTATATTGTGCAAAAAGGCGTTGATCCTTTAGCGATGGAACATGAAATGTGGCATTTACTGGATGATCGTGGTGCGGAATATCCTGCGGAGCATAATGTTGGGCATTTATATGTGGCGAAACCTGCATTAAAAAATCATTATCAAAAGTTAGATCCGACCAATCGTTTTAATGTAGGCATTGGGCAAACCAGTAAATTAAAATATTGGAAATAA
- the lldD gene encoding FMN-dependent L-lactate dehydrogenase LldD, translated as MIISSANDYREAARRRLPPFLFHYIDGGAYAEYTLKRNVEDLSKIALRQRVLNDMSQLSLETKLFDETLSMPVALSPVGLTGMYARRGEVQAAVAADKKGIPFTLSTVSVCPIEEVTPAINRPMWFQLYVLRDRGFMKNALERAKAAGCSTLVFTVDMPVPGARYRDAHSGMSGPNAAMRRYIQSCFHLHWAWNVGLLGRPHDLGNISKYLGKPTGLEDYIGWLGNNFDPSISWKDLEWIREFWDGPMVIKGILDPEDAKDAVRFGADGIVVSNHGGRQLDGVLSSARALPPIADAVKGDIKILADSGIRNGLDVVRMLALGADTCMLGRAFVYALGAAGGAGVSNLLDLIDKEMRVAMTLTGAKTIADITEDCLVKLEKELVG; from the coding sequence ATGATTATTTCTTCTGCAAATGACTATCGTGAAGCTGCACGACGTCGTTTACCGCCATTTTTATTTCATTATATTGATGGAGGAGCATATGCAGAATATACGCTTAAGCGAAATGTAGAAGATTTATCAAAAATCGCACTTAGGCAGCGTGTTTTAAATGACATGTCGCAACTCAGTTTAGAAACTAAACTGTTTGATGAAACTTTGTCGATGCCTGTGGCATTGTCGCCTGTAGGTTTGACGGGAATGTATGCTCGTCGTGGTGAAGTGCAAGCAGCAGTTGCAGCAGATAAAAAGGGCATTCCATTTACTTTATCGACTGTATCTGTTTGTCCAATTGAAGAAGTTACCCCTGCAATTAATCGTCCAATGTGGTTTCAGTTATATGTACTACGTGACCGTGGTTTTATGAAAAATGCCTTGGAACGTGCTAAGGCGGCAGGCTGTTCGACACTAGTTTTCACTGTCGATATGCCCGTTCCAGGCGCACGTTATCGTGATGCACACTCTGGGATGAGTGGTCCAAATGCAGCAATGCGTCGCTATATACAATCTTGTTTTCATCTGCATTGGGCATGGAATGTAGGCTTGCTGGGGCGTCCACATGACTTGGGTAATATTTCAAAATACCTCGGTAAACCAACGGGTTTAGAAGATTATATTGGTTGGCTCGGTAATAACTTCGATCCATCTATTTCATGGAAAGACCTTGAGTGGATCCGTGAGTTCTGGGATGGTCCAATGGTGATCAAAGGAATTCTTGACCCTGAAGATGCTAAAGATGCAGTACGTTTTGGTGCAGATGGTATCGTGGTATCGAATCATGGTGGTCGTCAGCTGGATGGTGTTTTATCGTCTGCGCGTGCGCTTCCTCCGATTGCTGATGCGGTCAAAGGTGATATTAAAATCTTAGCGGATTCAGGTATTCGTAATGGTTTGGATGTGGTACGAATGCTGGCTCTAGGTGCGGATACGTGTATGCTAGGACGTGCATTTGTCTATGCTTTAGGTGCGGCAGGTGGTGCTGGTGTTTCTAATTTATTGGATTTGATTGATAAAGAAATGCGTGTAGCTATGACGCTAACAGGTGCGAAAACAATTGCAGATATTACTGAGGATTGTTTGGTGAAGTTAGAGAAAGAGTTGGTGGGGTAA
- the lldR gene encoding transcriptional regulator LldR has product MKISDKVVQSLRMLIEENHMQVGDRLPAERKLCEQLGVSRSSLREAISQLSSTGMLVSKVGAGTFLQQLPSNWSTYQIVEPLSNLIDEDPAYRFDVQEARMILEGGTAWHAAQRATAEDLENIRQCFDQISHFQSMGDDDQAAIADAKFHLAIAEASHNLVLIQMMRGLFDLLQYNVVLGRRKVYTEAKRYDQLYEQHFQVMDAIERKDPDAARKAVCGHIEFVVQQVRMIDEEEARRHRASRLNRI; this is encoded by the coding sequence ATGAAAATCTCCGACAAAGTGGTACAAAGCTTACGGATGTTGATTGAAGAAAATCACATGCAAGTTGGAGATCGTTTACCTGCTGAACGGAAGTTGTGTGAACAACTCGGAGTTTCCCGCTCTTCTTTGAGAGAGGCGATTTCACAACTGAGCAGTACGGGCATGCTGGTCAGCAAAGTTGGAGCGGGAACGTTTTTGCAACAATTGCCCAGTAATTGGTCAACATATCAAATCGTTGAGCCATTAAGCAATCTGATCGATGAAGACCCTGCCTATCGTTTTGATGTGCAAGAAGCACGAATGATTCTGGAAGGTGGGACAGCATGGCATGCAGCGCAACGCGCAACGGCGGAGGATTTGGAAAATATTCGCCAATGCTTTGATCAAATTAGTCATTTTCAGTCTATGGGCGATGATGATCAAGCTGCGATTGCAGATGCTAAATTTCATTTAGCGATTGCTGAAGCTTCGCATAATTTGGTGTTGATTCAAATGATGCGTGGGCTGTTTGATTTGTTGCAATACAACGTGGTTTTGGGACGGCGTAAAGTGTATACCGAAGCCAAACGTTATGATCAATTGTACGAACAACACTTTCAAGTGATGGATGCAATTGAGCGAAAAGACCCAGATGCTGCACGAAAAGCAGTCTGTGGACATATAGAATTTGTAGTTCAGCAAGTGCGCATGATTGATGAAGAAGAAGCTCGTCGACATCGTGCAAGCCGATTAAATAGGATCTAG
- the lldP gene encoding L-lactate permease encodes MLQQWQQIYDPMGNIWISSLIALIPIIFFFLALAVFRMKGSVAGTITVVLALLVSLFAYQMPSMMAFASMAYGFLYGLWPIAWIIIGAVFLYKISVKTGQFDIIRSSILSITEDQRLQMLLVGFAFGTFLEGAAGFGAPVAITAALLVGLGFKPLYAAGLCLIVNTAPVAFGAMGIPIIVAGQVSGVDTMEISQMVGRQLPFMVIIVLFWIMAIMDGWRGMKETWPAVLVGGGSFALAQYLTSNFVGPELPDITAAIASLVSLTILLKYWQPKHIFRFADQDSSIDENLAAQRQRKYTIGQIAKAWSPFAILTVMVTIWSIQPFKALFAKDGALADWVISIKVPYLHELVQKMPPVVADVKDYEAIYKFDWLSATGTAIFIAAIITIIYLKMKPKDAVVTFAETVNELKIPIYSIGMVLAFAFIANYSGMSATLALALAHTGQAFTFFSPFLGWLGVFLTGSDTSANALFSALQATTAQQIGVPEVLLVAANTSGGVTGKMISPQSIAIACAAVGLVGKESDLFRFTVKHSITFTVMIGIIITLQAYVFPWMIP; translated from the coding sequence ATGCTTCAACAATGGCAACAGATTTATGATCCAATGGGCAATATCTGGATTTCCAGTTTAATTGCCCTAATTCCAATTATATTTTTCTTCCTTGCTCTGGCTGTATTTCGTATGAAGGGCAGTGTTGCAGGGACAATTACGGTTGTACTGGCACTTTTGGTGTCTTTATTTGCTTATCAAATGCCCAGCATGATGGCATTTGCTTCGATGGCATATGGTTTTCTGTATGGTTTATGGCCGATTGCTTGGATCATCATCGGTGCGGTATTTCTTTATAAAATCTCTGTAAAAACAGGGCAGTTCGATATTATTCGTTCTTCGATTTTATCAATTACTGAAGACCAACGTTTACAAATGCTCTTGGTTGGTTTTGCATTTGGTACTTTCCTTGAAGGTGCGGCAGGTTTTGGTGCGCCTGTGGCAATTACTGCTGCACTTTTAGTGGGGCTAGGTTTTAAACCCTTATATGCTGCTGGTTTATGTTTGATTGTAAATACAGCGCCTGTTGCTTTTGGGGCAATGGGGATTCCCATTATTGTCGCTGGACAGGTTTCTGGTGTAGATACTATGGAAATCAGTCAGATGGTGGGTCGTCAGTTGCCATTTATGGTGATCATCGTTTTATTTTGGATCATGGCCATTATGGATGGCTGGCGTGGCATGAAAGAAACATGGCCAGCAGTTTTAGTTGGTGGCGGTTCTTTTGCATTGGCACAATACTTAACCTCTAACTTTGTTGGACCAGAACTGCCTGATATTACGGCTGCGATTGCATCACTGGTGTCACTCACCATTTTATTAAAATATTGGCAGCCTAAACACATTTTCCGTTTTGCAGATCAAGACAGTAGCATCGATGAAAACCTAGCTGCACAAAGACAGCGAAAATACACAATTGGTCAAATTGCTAAAGCATGGTCGCCTTTTGCGATCTTGACGGTGATGGTAACGATTTGGAGTATTCAACCATTTAAAGCTCTATTTGCAAAAGATGGTGCGTTGGCAGATTGGGTGATTTCAATCAAAGTGCCGTATTTGCATGAATTGGTTCAGAAAATGCCACCTGTGGTTGCTGATGTAAAAGATTATGAAGCAATTTATAAATTTGACTGGTTGTCTGCAACAGGAACAGCGATTTTTATCGCCGCAATTATTACCATTATTTATTTAAAAATGAAGCCGAAAGATGCTGTAGTGACTTTTGCTGAAACAGTGAATGAACTGAAAATTCCAATTTATTCAATTGGGATGGTGTTGGCTTTTGCTTTTATTGCCAACTATTCAGGTATGTCTGCAACGCTTGCACTTGCACTTGCGCATACAGGTCAGGCATTTACCTTCTTCTCACCATTTTTGGGATGGTTGGGCGTGTTCCTGACAGGTTCAGATACATCGGCAAATGCATTGTTCTCTGCATTGCAGGCGACCACAGCACAACAAATTGGTGTACCTGAAGTTTTACTTGTTGCAGCCAATACCAGTGGCGGTGTCACAGGGAAAATGATTTCTCCGCAGTCGATTGCAATTGCATGTGCAGCTGTTGGCTTGGTGGGTAAAGAATCAGATTTGTTCCGTTTTACGGTCAAACACAGTATTACCTTTACCGTGATGATTGGTATTATCATTACGCTACAAGCCTATGTGTTTCCGTGGATGATTCCATAG
- a CDS encoding 3'-5' exonuclease, which translates to MQAIILDTETHTLNGLPIEIAYAPIQIEQGKLSLEREQIFDQLYSIGDEKISYASMAVHHILESDLVGQPNFSTFTLPTETSYIIGHNIDYDIQTIQKCGVDTTNIKAICTLALARLVWPTAEAHNISALIYQISKGSEKARNMLKGAHRADADIILTANILMHIIHHLNIQTIEELFAASEDARIPRSINFGKHRGTAISALPADYVKWLLKQDDLDPYLRKALENSAIITL; encoded by the coding sequence ATGCAAGCCATTATTCTCGATACAGAAACCCATACTTTAAATGGATTACCCATTGAGATTGCGTATGCGCCTATCCAAATCGAACAGGGCAAGTTAAGCCTAGAACGTGAACAAATTTTTGATCAACTTTATAGTATTGGCGATGAGAAAATTTCCTATGCCTCTATGGCAGTTCATCATATTTTAGAATCTGATTTGGTTGGGCAACCTAATTTTTCAACATTTACTTTGCCGACTGAAACCAGCTATATTATTGGTCATAATATTGATTATGATATTCAAACCATCCAAAAATGTGGTGTAGATACGACAAATATCAAAGCGATTTGTACGCTTGCATTGGCTCGCCTAGTTTGGCCAACTGCCGAAGCACATAATATTTCTGCATTGATTTATCAAATCAGCAAAGGCAGTGAAAAAGCCCGAAACATGCTTAAAGGTGCTCACCGTGCAGATGCTGATATTATTTTAACTGCTAATATTTTGATGCATATCATTCACCATTTAAATATTCAAACTATAGAAGAACTTTTTGCAGCCTCAGAAGATGCACGTATTCCACGTAGCATTAATTTTGGCAAACATCGTGGCACAGCCATTTCAGCGCTGCCTGCGGACTATGTAAAATGGTTATTAAAGCAAGATGATTTAGACCCATATCTAAGAAAAGCATTAGAAAATAGCGCGATTATTACTTTATAA
- a CDS encoding ABC transporter ATP-binding protein yields MTDALTLRDLSKTYRNGFQALKGINLNVPEGEFYALLGPNGAGKSTTIGIISSLTRKTSGTVEIFGHDLDTHPSQAKQCLGVVPQEFNFGQFEKTFDILVTQAGYYGIPKKIAQQRAEEYLEKLGLWEKRNTQGRMLSGGMKRRLMIARAMMHEPKLLILDEPTAGVDIELRRSMWDFLTEMNEKGTAIILTTHYLEEAEMLCRQIAIIDRGVIKEDTSMKAFLNQLNEESFIFDLEHAIEPIKIDIIGVKFNLIDPVTLEVTMDKAHSMNDLFQLLEAQGIRVRSMRNKSNRLEELFVKMVEKNLEGAAQ; encoded by the coding sequence ATGACTGATGCATTGACGTTAAGGGATTTGTCTAAAACTTATCGCAACGGCTTTCAAGCACTAAAAGGAATTAACTTAAATGTTCCTGAGGGTGAGTTTTATGCACTTTTAGGACCCAATGGTGCAGGAAAATCAACAACGATTGGGATTATCAGCTCTTTGACTCGTAAAACTTCAGGGACAGTTGAAATTTTCGGGCATGATTTAGATACCCATCCATCCCAAGCCAAGCAATGTTTAGGGGTCGTTCCACAAGAATTTAACTTTGGGCAATTCGAAAAAACCTTTGATATTTTAGTGACACAAGCAGGTTATTACGGTATTCCAAAGAAAATTGCACAACAACGTGCTGAGGAATATTTAGAAAAATTAGGACTTTGGGAAAAAAGAAATACCCAAGGGCGTATGCTTTCAGGCGGTATGAAACGCCGTTTAATGATTGCGCGTGCCATGATGCATGAGCCTAAATTATTAATTTTAGATGAACCAACGGCAGGTGTAGATATTGAGTTACGTCGTTCAATGTGGGACTTTCTCACTGAAATGAACGAAAAAGGTACGGCGATTATTTTAACCACGCATTATCTTGAAGAAGCTGAAATGTTGTGTCGTCAAATAGCCATCATTGATCGAGGGGTGATCAAAGAAGATACGTCGATGAAAGCTTTTTTAAATCAGTTGAATGAAGAATCTTTTATTTTTGATTTAGAACATGCCATTGAACCGATCAAAATCGACATTATCGGGGTCAAGTTTAATTTGATTGATCCTGTGACTTTGGAAGTGACGATGGACAAAGCACATTCAATGAATGATTTATTCCAACTGTTAGAAGCACAAGGCATTCGTGTACGCAGTATGCGTAACAAATCCAACCGTTTAGAAGAATTATTTGTCAAAATGGTGGAAAAAAATCTTGAAGGAGCAGCGCAATGA